One segment of Panulirus ornatus isolate Po-2019 chromosome 2, ASM3632096v1, whole genome shotgun sequence DNA contains the following:
- the LOC139754809 gene encoding glutamate receptor ionotropic, delta-2-like isoform X2 — protein sequence MWWRLWRALLRVLVVGCVAGVEEEDDQTLCQYPGLTHFLLDYTSHYTYTEVHIVVTGQEEDTELLVAARRLLLLGHTWTTNIINVARRPDQLRTLSVPSATTPYATMVRATAQPPSSQAPPDDHHSSFTKPVFITTVATALALHSILDWKIGEEARSVPWLVIGVTMKPLLTHQHYFPLDNMVLLALWPDGGTRHRVQLWEVYQAARVLPHRISKVGLWRPPQALAHLGPPCPRASSSGHGQQEQEEKQEEEVTYFPNLNIATRRLDLTGLHIRCLTESWQPFTNNRPLKGGGVTIGGFMGETFQLMSDFFNFTYECRSAPDDQFGDYEDGAWTGLVGELVAGRGDVIVTALDSTYHRSQVIGFCFPSGDIEYILIIRKPEADPWSNFTRQLQPATWLACLAFVVLAPVLYFFLASRSPFLVTLTLQDSWFTIQTLLLNQGNLCVQGLARRVFFLTVVMTTWLIITFYTSVLVSYLTVPLITPPFTDMAGLLRKGTHSLGLQKGNSEVERLRTSQDPMLQEVWSKIVVKDPANLVPTSEEGLQKVLEEKFVFLMEKNYYQFHMGGDCTTTTLREKVFTFGAGIAVQKDSPLRLVFSHHTLVQHVSGIMDRSRRRHQPAMPSCSTQVVEALGLPPLVTVFIVLVVAIPLAILFLLLEWVVSKAMQRHSTKTPDKRGAHNRLQQRQQRRQQHPHPRPPLPHTLWGQPVTQLLDLVNSPR from the exons ATGTGGTGGAGACTGTGGCGTGCGCTGCtccgggtgttggtggtggggtgtgtggcgggcgtggaggaggaggacgaccaaaCCTTGTGCCAGTACCCAGGACTGACGCACTTCCTCCTCGACTACACctcccactacacctacaccgAGGTCCACATCGTCGTCACTGGCCAAG aAGAGGACACGGAGCTGCTGGTGGCAGCGCGTCGCCTCCTGCTGCTGGGCCACACTTGGACGACGAACATCATCAACGTCGCTAGACGCCCCGACCAGCTGAGGACGCTGTCGGTGCCCAGCGCGACGACGCCCTACGCCACGATGGTCAGGGCCACGGCCCAGCCGCCCTCGTCCCAGGCGCCGCCCGAcgaccaccactcctccttcacgaaGCCGGTCTTCATCACCACCGTGGCCACGGCGCTCGCGCTCCACAGCATCCTGGAC TGGAAGATCGGGGAGGAGGCCAGGTCGGTGCCATGGCTGGTCATCGGGGTCACCATgaaacctctcctcacacaccaacaTTACTTCCCTCTGGACAACATG GTACTGCTGGCACTGTGGCCTGACGGAGGGACCCGGCACCGCGTCCAGCTGTGGGAGGTGTACCAGGCGGCGCGCGTCTTGCCCCACCGCATCTCCAAAGTCGGCCTCTGGCGCCCGCCCCAGGCGCTGGCCCACCTGGGCCCACCTTGTCCAAGGGCCTCCTCATCAGGGCATggtcagcaggagcaggaggagaagcaggaggaggaggtcacgtaTTTCCCGAACTTAAACATCGCGACGCGTCGCCTGGACCTGACAGGCCTCCACATCCGCTGCCTCACCGAAAGT TGGCAGCCCTTCACCAACAACAGACCCCTCAAGGGCGGGGGGGTCACCATCGGTGGCTTCATGGGCGAGACCTTCCAGCTGATGAGCGATTTCTTCAACTTCAC GTACGAGTGTCGCAGCGCCCCCGACGACCAGTTCGGGGACTACGAGGACGGGGCGTGGACGGGCCTGGTGGGGGAGCTGGTGGCGGGTCGCGGGGACGTCATCGTCACGGCCCTGGACAGCACCTACCATCGCTCCCAGGTCATCGGCTTCTGCTTCCCGTCCGGGGACATCGA GTACATCCTGATCATCCGCAAGCCCGAGGCTGACCCCTGGTCCAACTTCACCCGCCAGCTGCAGCCAGCCACCTGGCTCGCCTGCCTCGCCTTCGTCGTCCTGGCCCCCGTCCTCTACTTCTTCCTGGCCTCCCGCTCGCCGTTCCTGGTCACCTTAACCCTACAGGATTCCTGGTTCACCATCCAGACTCTCCTGCTCAACCAAG GCAACCTGTGTGTGCAGGGCCTGGCCCGTCGCGTCTTCTTCCTGACCGTGGTCATGACGACCTGGCTCATCATCACCTTCTACACCAGCGTCCTCGTCTCCTACCTGACGGTGCCCCTCATCACGCCCCCCTTCACCGACATGGCCGGGCTCCTGAGGAAGGGCACTCACAGCCTGGGGCTCCAGAAAGGCAACTCTGAGGTGGAGCGACTGAGA ACCTCCCAGGACCCCATGCTGCAGGAGGTGTGGTCCAAGATCGTGGTGAAGGACCCCGCCAACCTGGTGCCCACGTCTGAGGAAGGGCTGCAGAAGGTGCTGGAGGAGAAGTTCGTCTTCCTGATGGAGAAGAACTACTACCAGTTCCACATGGGAGGCgactgtaccaccacaaccctccgaGAGAAGGTCTTCACCTTCGGCGCCGGGATCGCCGTGCAGAAGGACTCTCCCTTGCGTCTGGTCTTTAGCCATCA TACGCTGGTGCAGCACGTGTCGGGCATCATGGACCGCAGCCGCAGGAGACACCAGCCCGCCATGCCCTCCTGCAGCACCCAGGTGGTAGAGGCCCTGGGCCTCCCGCCGCTCGTCACCGTCTTCATCGTGCTGGTGGTGGCCATACCCCTGgcaatcctcttcctcctgctggagtGGGTCGTCTCCAAGGCCATGCAGCGACACAGCACCAAAACTCCCGATAAAAGAGGCGCTCACAATCGCcttcagcagcggcagcagcggcggcagcagcatcCACATCCTCGGCCCCCATTGCCTCACACACTCTGGGGTCAGCCAGTCACACAATTACTCGATCTGGTCAACAGTCCCAGATAG